The sequence CAGCCAAAGCCTGCTCGCGTCGACGATGGTTCGGCTCCCCGCGACGTCGAGCGATGGCCCCACGCCACCCGCGTCGACTACACTCGCGTGGTGATGCCGACCGCCCGTCTCGCGCACGCGTTCCTGTTCGTCTGCGATCTCGAGCGCATGATCGACTTCTACGTCCGCGCACTGGACTTCACGCGCGAGGACACCGCGGACGCCGGCTTCGTGATGCTGCGCGGGCCCGCGGGGGGCGACCTCGCGCTGCACCGCGTACCCGACCACGTCGCGGAGGCGATCGCTCTCACCTCGCCAGCCGCGTGGCGCGAGGAGTCGGCGATGAAGCTGAGCTTCGCGACCGACGATCTCGCAGGGCAGCGACAGCGCGTCCTCGACCACGGAGGTCAGGCGAAGGCGCCGTGGTCGTGGGACGGGCGCGAGTACTGCGAGTGCGCGGACCCCGAGGGCAACATCGTGCAGCTGCTCGCGCCCGCGCGACCCCACGGCGGGTGATGCCGCTTTGATGTGGCCTGCCCCACGCAAATTACCCGTGGATGGTTTGGCCGTTCGTGTGACTCATGGTCCGATGCGACGGATTCCAAGTCCCCGCGGGATGGGCACGCTCGCGCTCGGCTGCGCGCTGCTGGTCCCGGGCTGCTACTCGGGCCTCTCGGGCCAGGCCGGCGATGCGGCCTCGGGCGCCGAGGGTGGTGGCACCGATGCCGGTACGGCCGGTAGCGGGGCCGATGGCGGCAGCTCCGACGGCGGTGTGCCCGAAGGCGAGTGCGCGGCGATTCCCGCGGCCCCGCTGCGACGCCTCACGCCTGCGCAGTACCGCAACACGATGCGCGATCTCTTCGGCGACCCCGACTTCGATCCGAGCTACGCCGACCTCGCCGACATCACCAGCGAGCTCGGCGTCCGCCAGCTGCGCAGCGACGCCGAGGCGATGGTCTCGCGCAAGGCCAGCTGGACCAAGCCGGTGTTCCCCTGCGACACCAGCGGCGCCGCCGACGAGGCCTGCGTCGACAGCTTCATCACGGACTTCGGCCGCCGCGCGCTGCGACACGCGGTGACCGAAGAGGAGCGCGCGACGCTGCGCGCCACCTACGACGCCGCACTCGCCGAGCTGGGCTTCGCCGACGCGATGGACGCGCTGCTGATGGCGATGCTGCAGAGCCCCGCCTTCGTCTACCACTTCGAGGTCGGCACCGACGTGCCCGACGCCCCGGGCCTGCGCAAGCTCGACCCCAACGAGCTGGCCTCGCGCCTGAGCTACCTGCTGTGGGACAGCCTGCCGGACGACGAGCTGTTCGCGGCGGCCGACGCCGGCGATCTCGACAGCGAGGCCGGGCTGCGCGAGCAGGTGCAGCGGATGCTGGCCGACACGCGCACCGACGCCAAGCTGCAGCACTTCGTCTCCGACTGGCTGCAGCTCGACGGCGGCAAGCTGCACTTCCCGCTCGAGGAGACGACCAAGGACGCCGCGCTGTTCCCCGACTACGACGCGTCGCTGCAGGCCGCGATGCGCATCGAGCACGAGGCGCTGGTACGCCGGGTGTTCTTCGAGCAAGGTGGCGACTTCGAGGCGCTGCTCACGACCCGCGACGCCTACGTGAACGCCTCGCTCGCGGAGCTCTACGGCGTGCCCGGGCCGGCCGACGACGATACCTGGGCGTGGGTCGAGCTGCCCGCCGGCGAGCGTGCGGGGCTGCTGACGCGGGCCGCGTTCCTCACGGTGTACGCCGCTTCGAAGGCGCAGTCGCCGATCCGGCGCGGCGTGTTCGTGGTGAAGGAGATGATGTGCCTGCACCTCGGTGACCCACCGGCGAACGTCGACAACACCCCGGTCGATGGTGGTGAAAACGTCGACGAGAACGGCAATCCCATCGTCCGCACCGTGCGCGAAGAGACCGAGCTGCGCACTGCGGGCGGCAGCTGCACCGGCTGCCACGGCGTGATCAACCCGGTCGGGTTCTCGTTCGAGCACTACGACGCGATCGGTCGCTGGCAGGACCAAGAGCTCGTCAGCGGCAAGCCGATCGACGCCAGCGGCGAGCTGGTGGGCGACATCGAGGGTGCGGTCGACGGCGCGCTGCAGACCAGCGAGCGCCTGGCCGGCAGCACCATGGTGCGCGAGTGCTTCGCCGATCGCTGGGCCATGCTCGCGCTCGGCGTCGAGGGCTCTGCGCTGGACCCTTGCACGCAGCGCGACGTCCGCGATCGGTTCGTCGAGACCGGCGACATGCACGAGCTGCTCATCACCTTGGTCACCAGCGACGGCTTCCGATACTTCTCGACGGAGGGGCAGTGATGCGCCGCGATTTCAAACACTCCGGTCGACGTGCGTTCTTGAAGGGCCTGGGCGGGGCGGTGCTGGGCCTGCCGCTGCTCGAGTACACCCACGGCCACCTGTGGGCCGCGGGCAACGGCGCGCCGCGTCGCTTCATCACGATGTTCGAGCACGGCGGCACGCTGTCGAACCAAAGCCACTCGGGCCGCCACGACGGCACCGGCGCCGAGCAGGGCAACGATTGGTGGCGCCCCGCCGATCCCAGCAGCACTGCGCTGGTGCTCGGGCCCATCCTCGAGCCGCTCGAGCCCTACAAGGCCAAGCTGCTGCAGCTCGAGGGCGTCGACAACAAGGCCGCGATGTCGCAGGCCG is a genomic window of Deltaproteobacteria bacterium containing:
- a CDS encoding VOC family protein, yielding MPTARLAHAFLFVCDLERMIDFYVRALDFTREDTADAGFVMLRGPAGGDLALHRVPDHVAEAIALTSPAAWREESAMKLSFATDDLAGQRQRVLDHGGQAKAPWSWDGREYCECADPEGNIVQLLAPARPHGG
- a CDS encoding DUF1592 domain-containing protein; translation: MRRIPSPRGMGTLALGCALLVPGCYSGLSGQAGDAASGAEGGGTDAGTAGSGADGGSSDGGVPEGECAAIPAAPLRRLTPAQYRNTMRDLFGDPDFDPSYADLADITSELGVRQLRSDAEAMVSRKASWTKPVFPCDTSGAADEACVDSFITDFGRRALRHAVTEEERATLRATYDAALAELGFADAMDALLMAMLQSPAFVYHFEVGTDVPDAPGLRKLDPNELASRLSYLLWDSLPDDELFAAADAGDLDSEAGLREQVQRMLADTRTDAKLQHFVSDWLQLDGGKLHFPLEETTKDAALFPDYDASLQAAMRIEHEALVRRVFFEQGGDFEALLTTRDAYVNASLAELYGVPGPADDDTWAWVELPAGERAGLLTRAAFLTVYAASKAQSPIRRGVFVVKEMMCLHLGDPPANVDNTPVDGGENVDENGNPIVRTVREETELRTAGGSCTGCHGVINPVGFSFEHYDAIGRWQDQELVSGKPIDASGELVGDIEGAVDGALQTSERLAGSTMVRECFADRWAMLALGVEGSALDPCTQRDVRDRFVETGDMHELLITLVTSDGFRYFSTEGQ